In one window of Paraflavitalea soli DNA:
- a CDS encoding GIN domain-containing protein yields MRRLSGSGNFSAAQLVTETATVRISGSGHASVNANNQVNAALQGSAGLHYSGTATINTTKSGSVSRS; encoded by the coding sequence TTGCGCAGGTTGTCGGGTTCAGGCAATTTCTCCGCTGCGCAATTGGTTACGGAAACCGCCACGGTACGTATTTCCGGTTCCGGCCACGCTTCGGTCAATGCCAACAACCAGGTCAATGCGGCGCTACAGGGTTCTGCAGGGCTACACTATTCGGGTACAGCTACGATCAATACCACCAAAAGCGGCAGTGTGTCTCGTTCCTGA
- a CDS encoding IS3 family transposase, which yields MKQHYPQAAIGTLCALFGKTRQAYYEHGWQAANGQLREELVLDLATQARKVLKKEGAVKLLGSLRPALQSHNITMGRDRFFKLLRKHNMLQKRKKNHARTTWSDHPYRKWPNLIKGLEALKPQQQWVSDITYLRTEKGFSYLSLITDAYSRKIVGYHVSQNLRVRGCLIALNKAIRSLKDYVPQSLIHHSDRGIQYCCDQYVNVLQTNQIRISMTQTGSPYENPVAERVNGILKTELDLDGTFEGYSQAIAATHKAIDRYNRLRQHMSCDNLTPDQAHLREGKLKKRWKTRKRKTKPDDQLNT from the coding sequence GTGAAACAGCACTATCCTCAGGCAGCGATAGGCACACTTTGCGCATTGTTTGGTAAAACAAGGCAGGCTTATTATGAACATGGATGGCAGGCGGCCAACGGGCAGTTGCGGGAAGAACTTGTATTGGACCTGGCAACACAAGCACGCAAAGTCTTAAAGAAAGAAGGCGCTGTAAAATTACTGGGCTCTCTGCGACCAGCCCTGCAGTCCCATAACATCACAATGGGCAGGGACCGGTTCTTTAAACTACTCAGAAAGCATAACATGCTGCAAAAGCGTAAAAAGAACCATGCCCGTACCACCTGGTCGGACCACCCTTATCGAAAATGGCCCAACCTGATCAAAGGGCTGGAAGCACTAAAGCCCCAGCAACAGTGGGTGAGTGATATTACCTATCTGCGTACCGAAAAGGGCTTTTCGTACCTCTCATTGATAACCGATGCCTACTCCAGAAAGATAGTCGGTTATCATGTAAGTCAGAACCTGCGGGTCCGGGGATGCCTTATAGCCCTGAACAAAGCTATAAGGTCCTTAAAAGACTATGTACCCCAAAGCCTTATCCACCACTCTGACAGAGGAATACAATACTGCTGTGACCAGTATGTAAATGTTTTACAAACTAATCAGATCCGCATCAGTATGACCCAGACAGGCAGCCCCTATGAAAATCCGGTAGCAGAAAGGGTAAATGGAATACTTAAAACTGAACTGGACCTGGATGGAACATTTGAAGGCTATAGCCAGGCAATAGCAGCTACCCATAAGGCCATTGACCGCTATAACAGGCTGCGCCAACATATGAGCTGTGATAACCTTACACCTGATCAGGCACATCTGAGAGAGGGAAAATTGAAAAAAAGATGGAAAACCAGAAAACGAAAAACAAAACCAGATGACCAACTAAATACTTAA
- a CDS encoding ATP-binding cassette domain-containing protein, giving the protein MSLDIAEGEIVGIIGSSGAGKSTLIHCVNLLEKPDGGQRQRVAIARALANDPHLLLCDEATSALDPATTQSILQLLRDINQRLRITILLITHEMEVVKAICHHIAVIDHVKLVAKGTLTQLLTENKHPILQQFINTDSMTIPPELFIQLKHDQAEGLTPLIELELTGNISFDELVDTVYNQLHIPHKLIKADVEYVGKASFGKLLLHLQGTAVDNDKAVQYFNQRKIKNSIKGYV; this is encoded by the coding sequence ATCAGCCTCGATATTGCAGAGGGTGAGATTGTTGGTATTATCGGTAGTTCAGGAGCAGGTAAAAGCACGCTCATCCACTGTGTGAACCTGCTGGAGAAGCCTGATGGCGGACAGAGGCAACGGGTGGCCATTGCCAGGGCATTGGCCAATGATCCGCACCTGCTGCTCTGCGATGAAGCTACCAGCGCGCTGGACCCGGCTACCACACAGTCGATCTTACAATTGCTCCGGGATATCAATCAACGCCTCCGGATCACGATCCTGCTGATCACACATGAAATGGAAGTGGTGAAAGCCATCTGCCACCATATAGCGGTCATTGACCATGTGAAACTGGTAGCAAAAGGTACCTTGACACAATTGCTTACAGAAAACAAACATCCAATACTCCAACAATTTATCAATACAGACAGTATGACAATACCTCCGGAACTATTTATTCAGCTGAAGCATGACCAGGCGGAAGGGCTTACCCCACTCATAGAACTGGAATTGACGGGCAATATTTCCTTCGATGAACTGGTCGATACAGTATACAATCAATTGCACATTCCCCATAAGCTGATCAAAGCAGATGTTGAATATGTAGGCAAAGCAAGCTTCGGTAAGTTGTTGCTGCATTTGCAGGGAACAGCGGTTGATAACGATAAGGCTGTTCAGTATTTCAATCAGCGTAAAATAAAAAATAGCATTAAGGGATATGTTTGA
- a CDS encoding HEAT repeat domain-containing protein has translation MITLTLALKPRQSYSLLVFSFCMALLSSCKQEPSSPADKRIKQLEPAKAARMAAAVDSVFKPAITDTNLNLKLWGVDSLVISPIAIDIDDDGSLYYTTTNRQKNSEFDIRGHQDWEIPSIQLQSIEDKRAFLHKYLAPENSKKNTWLADLNGDSSHDWRDMTVEKDNVYRLRDTDGDGVADQTQLVVDDFHDEVTDVAGGVLKTPDALFVAVGPDLWRMKDKDGDGLVDEKTSISHGYGIHIGFSGHGMSGVEMGPDGRIYWQIGDIGFNGVDQTGKRWEYPNCGVIARSNPDGSDFEIFAHGLRNTHEFVFDDYGNLISEDNDGDHAGEEERLVYLVNGSDAGWRSNWQYGKYRDPLNNTYKVWMDEKMWKPRFEGQAAYIVPCIANYVSGPAGMVYNPGTALSPAFKNTFFIAKFVGNPAQSGVYGFKLNAKGAGFSLGGDTLVVGGILPTGLDFGPDGALYIADWIDGWGTHSYGRIWKLDDKRGAAFAERQQTKALLAADFTNKKTDELGGLLTNADKQVRLKAQFELANRGADGEEAFKKALAQTGNQLARVHAIWGLSQLARKDKKYAQSLLPLLKDNDPEIRAQAAKWLGDMKYREAGDQLIPLLKDTYSRARFFAAEALGRIAWEPAINPLIDLLRSNNDEDVYIRHAGSLALARIGKADPVINLSKDTSRAVRIAAVVALRRMEHAGITAFLDDADEFIVTEAARAINDDLSIKGALPALGNLLATTHFTNEALLRRCINANLRVGTPQAIELLVGFAAKEEAPAKMRAEAIDALSTWVKPSVVDRVDGRYRGVIERNADEVRLKTGDALTMLLTNKDATVRLSAVKAVSKLGIQQGAPVLMTLLKTDKEPTVRAQSLKALASLGYAQIGDAIKLAIADKEKAVRIAGIDLIAKMNISKDLMVSLLTEVINTKTTEEQQAALLTLGNLPVQYAQKPLDDLLGKMAAGKLSTNIYLELAEAIDSTRSAELAAKYKKISTGLSSDTLTAAYAGSLNGGDPNKGRRIFYSNQTAQCIRCHSYDDYGGNAGPRLNGVADRLTRQQLLEALVKPSARLAPGFGTVILKLKNGKTISGILNGENSTSIMLKIGDKPNEVISKADVASRTDAASSMPEMRYLLSKKEIRDVVSFLAELKKDK, from the coding sequence ATGATCACACTAACTCTTGCTTTAAAGCCCCGGCAATCGTATTCATTATTGGTTTTTTCCTTTTGTATGGCATTGCTTTCTTCCTGCAAGCAGGAACCTTCCTCCCCTGCCGACAAACGCATTAAACAATTGGAACCTGCCAAAGCTGCCCGGATGGCGGCCGCTGTAGATTCGGTCTTTAAACCCGCCATCACCGATACCAACCTTAATTTGAAGCTTTGGGGCGTTGATTCGCTTGTGATCTCTCCCATTGCCATCGATATTGATGACGATGGCAGCCTGTATTATACGACGACCAACCGGCAAAAGAATTCTGAGTTCGATATCCGTGGGCACCAGGACTGGGAGATCCCATCCATACAGTTACAATCTATTGAAGACAAACGTGCTTTCCTGCATAAATACCTGGCTCCTGAGAACAGCAAGAAGAATACCTGGCTGGCAGACCTAAATGGCGATAGCTCGCATGACTGGCGGGATATGACGGTGGAAAAAGACAATGTATACCGCTTACGGGATACCGATGGTGACGGCGTGGCCGATCAAACACAATTGGTGGTAGACGATTTTCACGATGAAGTAACAGATGTAGCTGGAGGTGTTTTAAAAACGCCTGATGCCTTGTTTGTGGCCGTAGGCCCCGACCTGTGGAGAATGAAGGATAAAGACGGCGATGGCCTTGTGGATGAGAAAACTTCTATTTCCCATGGCTATGGCATCCATATCGGCTTTAGTGGTCATGGTATGTCGGGTGTTGAAATGGGACCCGATGGCAGGATCTACTGGCAGATCGGAGATATCGGCTTTAATGGCGTAGACCAAACAGGTAAAAGATGGGAATATCCCAACTGCGGTGTTATTGCCAGGAGCAATCCCGATGGAAGTGATTTTGAGATATTCGCCCATGGCCTTCGCAATACCCATGAGTTTGTTTTTGACGATTATGGCAACCTGATCAGCGAAGACAACGACGGCGATCATGCCGGTGAAGAAGAAAGACTTGTCTACCTCGTGAATGGCTCTGATGCAGGATGGAGGAGCAACTGGCAATATGGCAAATACCGTGATCCGCTCAACAATACGTACAAGGTATGGATGGATGAGAAGATGTGGAAACCCCGGTTTGAAGGACAGGCCGCCTACATCGTTCCCTGTATCGCCAATTATGTAAGTGGCCCGGCAGGTATGGTCTACAACCCCGGTACTGCTTTAAGCCCGGCTTTTAAGAATACTTTCTTTATTGCCAAGTTTGTAGGCAATCCTGCCCAATCAGGTGTCTATGGATTTAAACTAAATGCCAAAGGCGCCGGTTTTTCACTGGGCGGCGATACGCTGGTAGTAGGCGGCATATTACCTACCGGCCTTGATTTTGGTCCGGATGGCGCCTTATACATTGCCGACTGGATCGATGGATGGGGAACGCATAGCTATGGACGCATATGGAAATTAGATGATAAACGGGGAGCAGCCTTTGCGGAGCGTCAGCAGACCAAGGCCCTGCTGGCTGCCGATTTCACCAACAAGAAAACGGATGAGTTAGGTGGTTTGCTTACAAATGCAGACAAACAGGTAAGGCTGAAAGCTCAATTTGAATTGGCGAACCGGGGTGCCGACGGAGAAGAGGCCTTTAAAAAAGCCCTGGCACAAACGGGAAACCAACTGGCACGGGTACATGCTATCTGGGGCCTTAGCCAACTGGCCAGAAAAGATAAAAAGTATGCACAATCCCTGCTGCCTTTGTTGAAGGACAATGACCCTGAGATCAGGGCACAGGCAGCCAAATGGCTGGGGGATATGAAGTACCGGGAAGCAGGTGATCAACTCATTCCCTTATTAAAGGATACGTATAGCCGGGCCCGGTTCTTTGCTGCAGAGGCATTGGGAAGGATCGCCTGGGAACCAGCCATCAACCCATTGATCGATTTGCTGCGCAGCAACAACGATGAAGATGTATACATCCGTCATGCCGGCAGCCTGGCATTGGCGAGGATCGGAAAGGCAGACCCGGTCATCAACCTGTCAAAAGATACTTCGCGTGCCGTAAGGATCGCAGCGGTGGTGGCCCTACGCAGAATGGAACATGCTGGTATTACCGCTTTCCTGGATGATGCCGATGAATTTATTGTAACCGAAGCCGCACGCGCCATCAATGACGATCTTTCTATTAAAGGAGCATTACCCGCGCTGGGCAATTTATTGGCAACAACCCATTTTACCAATGAAGCGCTTTTAAGACGTTGTATCAATGCCAATCTCCGGGTGGGTACCCCACAGGCTATAGAGTTATTAGTGGGTTTTGCGGCTAAGGAAGAAGCGCCCGCTAAAATGAGGGCTGAAGCCATCGATGCCTTAAGTACCTGGGTAAAGCCTTCGGTGGTAGACAGGGTGGATGGAAGGTACCGCGGCGTCATCGAAAGAAACGCTGACGAAGTAAGACTAAAAACGGGTGATGCCTTGACCATGTTATTGACTAACAAAGATGCCACCGTAAGGTTAAGTGCTGTAAAGGCCGTGAGTAAGTTGGGCATCCAACAGGGAGCTCCCGTATTGATGACCCTTTTAAAAACTGACAAAGAACCTACGGTAAGAGCACAGTCACTGAAAGCGTTGGCCTCGTTGGGATATGCACAAATAGGCGATGCCATTAAACTGGCCATTGCCGATAAGGAAAAAGCGGTGCGTATTGCCGGCATCGACCTGATCGCTAAAATGAATATATCCAAAGACCTGATGGTTTCTCTGCTCACCGAGGTGATCAATACTAAAACAACGGAAGAACAGCAGGCCGCTTTGTTAACCCTGGGCAACCTACCGGTGCAATATGCGCAAAAGCCGCTGGACGATCTGCTGGGCAAGATGGCAGCCGGCAAACTGTCTACCAATATCTATCTGGAACTGGCGGAAGCCATCGACAGCACCCGTTCTGCGGAACTGGCTGCTAAATACAAAAAGATAAGCACGGGATTATCGTCCGACACACTCACCGCCGCTTATGCCGGCAGCCTGAATGGTGGCGATCCCAACAAAGGCAGAAGGATATTTTACTCCAACCAAACAGCGCAATGTATCCGCTGTCATTCCTATGACGACTATGGTGGCAATGCAGGTCCCCGTTTAAATGGCGTAGCCGACAGGTTAACGCGGCAACAATTGCTGGAAGCATTGGTAAAGCCAAGCGCCAGGTTGGCACCGGGCTTTGGAACAGTGATATTGAAACTGAAAAATGGCAAGACCATATCCGGCATTCTAAATGGAGAGAACAGTACCAGTATTATGTTGAAGATCGGCGACAAGCCCAATGAGGTAATATCCAAAGCCGATGTGGCCAGCCGTACAGATGCCGCTTCGAGCATGCCCGAAATGAGGTACCTCTTGTCCAAAAAAGAGATCAGGGATGTGGTGAGTTTCCTGGCAGAGTTGAAGAAAGATAAATAA